Proteins encoded within one genomic window of Amycolatopsis nigrescens CSC17Ta-90:
- a CDS encoding CPBP family intramembrane glutamic endopeptidase: protein MSTTIAPARPATPQRPRRRGPALATALVLLATATTLTNRVLPGWAYPVCGVVTSAALIGLARWAGLRPAAIGLDRRQLKRGALAGMAGVAVVGVAFGIAAAVPSLNAVFRDERIGSPGAGQLLWLTLVRIPLGTVLIEEIAFRGVLPALLGADERWRWGPVLGAAGLFGLWHVLPSLALTQNSMVQTTFGGLPVAVLSVLAMLAAAGVGVTLHWLRHTGRSVLAPVLVHLATNSGGLLVAWLYLPS, encoded by the coding sequence ATGTCGACCACGATCGCCCCCGCACGACCGGCGACGCCGCAGCGCCCGCGTCGCCGGGGCCCCGCCCTCGCCACCGCGCTGGTTCTGCTCGCGACGGCCACCACGCTGACCAACCGGGTACTGCCCGGCTGGGCGTATCCGGTGTGCGGGGTGGTCACGTCGGCCGCGCTGATCGGGCTGGCCAGGTGGGCCGGCCTGCGCCCGGCCGCGATCGGACTCGACCGACGGCAGCTCAAGCGGGGCGCGCTGGCCGGCATGGCCGGGGTCGCGGTGGTCGGCGTCGCGTTCGGGATCGCGGCCGCGGTCCCGTCCCTGAACGCGGTGTTCCGCGACGAGCGGATCGGCTCGCCGGGTGCGGGGCAGCTGCTGTGGCTGACCCTCGTCCGGATTCCGCTCGGCACCGTGCTGATCGAGGAGATCGCGTTCCGCGGTGTGCTGCCCGCGCTGCTCGGCGCGGACGAACGCTGGCGCTGGGGCCCGGTGCTCGGCGCCGCCGGGCTGTTCGGCCTCTGGCACGTGCTGCCGTCACTGGCGCTGACCCAGAACTCGATGGTGCAGACGACTTTCGGCGGGCTGCCGGTGGCCGTGCTGTCCGTGCTGGCGATGCTGGCCGCAGCCGGCGTCGGGGTGACCCTGCACTGGTTGCGGCACACCGGCCGGAGCGTGCTCGCGCCGGTGCTGGTGCACCTGGCTACCAACTCCGGCGGCCTGCTCGTCGCCTGGCTGTACCTGCCCTCCTGA
- a CDS encoding LacI family DNA-binding transcriptional regulator: protein MTGDAPRGDQVPAVQRHASLADVAGVAGVSHMTVSRVVNGTGPVRAQTRARVLAAIEELDYRPNSAARTLVTGRSGTLGVVALDSTLYGPASTLYGIENAAREAGYAIAISSVNRPQRSSISDAVEILCRQAVEGIVVIAPHAAAARALEYAPRDVPLVAVGGGDKAAVPVISVDQYDGARRATEHLLALGHRTVWHVAGPADWLEAIDRERAWRETLERHGAEVPPVARGDWSSRSGYQAGRSLVGSPGLDAVFVANDQMALGLLRAFREAGLTVPGDVRVAGFDDVPEAAYFSPPLTTVRQDFTEVGRRTFGLLAERMRGGAERARHLVTPELIVRESTGPR, encoded by the coding sequence GTGACAGGTGACGCCCCGCGCGGGGATCAGGTCCCGGCCGTGCAGCGCCACGCCAGCCTGGCCGATGTCGCCGGGGTGGCCGGCGTTTCGCATATGACGGTCTCCAGGGTGGTCAACGGGACCGGGCCGGTGCGGGCCCAGACGCGGGCCAGGGTGCTGGCCGCGATCGAGGAACTGGACTACCGGCCCAACTCGGCAGCTCGCACACTGGTCACCGGCCGTTCCGGCACGCTCGGCGTGGTGGCGCTGGACTCCACCCTGTACGGCCCGGCGAGCACGCTCTACGGAATCGAGAACGCGGCCCGCGAGGCCGGCTACGCGATCGCCATCTCCAGCGTCAACCGGCCGCAGCGTTCGTCCATTTCGGACGCGGTGGAGATACTGTGCCGCCAGGCGGTGGAGGGCATCGTGGTGATCGCCCCGCACGCGGCGGCGGCACGGGCGCTGGAGTACGCACCGCGGGACGTGCCGCTGGTGGCCGTCGGCGGTGGCGACAAGGCGGCCGTTCCGGTGATCTCGGTGGACCAGTACGACGGGGCCCGCCGGGCGACCGAGCACCTGCTCGCGCTCGGGCACCGCACGGTGTGGCACGTGGCAGGGCCGGCGGACTGGCTGGAGGCGATCGACCGGGAGCGGGCCTGGCGGGAGACCCTGGAGCGCCACGGCGCCGAGGTGCCGCCGGTGGCCCGTGGCGACTGGAGCTCGCGTTCGGGCTACCAGGCGGGACGTTCGCTGGTCGGCTCGCCCGGCCTGGACGCGGTGTTCGTGGCGAACGACCAGATGGCGCTCGGCCTGCTTCGCGCGTTCCGCGAAGCCGGGCTCACGGTGCCGGGGGACGTGCGGGTCGCCGGGTTCGACGACGTGCCGGAGGCGGCCTATTTCAGCCCGCCGCTGACGACCGTGCGCCAGGACTTCACGGAGGTGGGCAGGCGCACGTTCGGCCTGCTGGCCGAACGGATGCGGGGCGGCGCCGAGCGGGCGAGACACCTGGTCACCCCCGAGCTGATCGTCCGGGAGAGTACCGGCCCGAGGTAG
- a CDS encoding L-ribulose-5-phosphate 4-epimerase produces the protein MSVTEAVTETVTELRRTVAELHGELTRNELVSWTAGNISARVPGQELMVIKPSGVSYDELSAETMVVTDLGGVVVHGEHAPSSDTAAHAYVYRHLPEVGGVVHTHSTYATAWAARGEPIPCVLTMIADEFGGDIPVGPFALIGDDSIGHGIVATLRSSRSPAVLMRNHGPFTVGADARAAVKAAVLLEDVARTVHIARQLGTPHPLGQQEVDLLYDRYQNVYGQH, from the coding sequence ATGTCGGTGACCGAGGCGGTGACCGAGACCGTCACCGAGCTGCGGCGCACGGTCGCCGAACTGCACGGCGAGCTCACCCGCAACGAGCTGGTGAGCTGGACCGCCGGCAACATCTCGGCCAGGGTGCCCGGCCAGGAGCTGATGGTGATCAAGCCGTCCGGGGTGTCCTACGACGAGCTGTCCGCGGAGACCATGGTGGTCACCGATCTCGGCGGGGTAGTCGTGCACGGCGAGCACGCGCCGTCTTCGGACACGGCGGCGCACGCTTACGTCTACCGGCACCTGCCGGAGGTCGGCGGTGTGGTGCACACGCATTCGACCTACGCCACCGCCTGGGCCGCGCGCGGCGAGCCGATTCCCTGCGTGCTGACCATGATCGCGGACGAGTTCGGCGGCGACATCCCGGTCGGGCCGTTCGCGCTGATCGGCGACGACTCGATCGGCCACGGCATCGTGGCGACCCTGCGGTCCAGCCGCTCACCCGCGGTGTTGATGCGCAACCACGGCCCGTTCACCGTCGGCGCCGACGCGCGGGCGGCGGTGAAGGCGGCCGTGCTGCTGGAGGACGTCGCGCGCACCGTGCACATCGCCCGCCAGCTCGGCACCCCGCATCCCTTGGGGCAGCAGGAGGTCGACCTGCTCTACGACCGCTACCAGAACGTCTACGGCCAGCACTGA
- a CDS encoding GntR family transcriptional regulator: MATRALDRVGSEPLWRQLQRELLNRLDAGEFSEQFPGEMALAEEYGVSRHTVRQALRQLRADGMIVAERGRQPRVAPQPEIQQPLGALYSLFASVEAAGLPQHSIVRTFDTRADALVAERLGLEASTPLVYLERLRLAGDEPLALDRVWLPASLASPILGADLGHTSLYAELAARTGIRLDRGHEDVHAVIPTAAERNQLNCAHDVAAFSINRLSHAHDRPVEWRHTLVRGDRYALTAEFSASTGYRLVQSPPAD, translated from the coding sequence ATGGCGACGCGAGCGCTCGACCGGGTCGGGTCCGAACCGCTCTGGCGGCAACTGCAGCGGGAGCTGCTGAACAGGCTGGACGCGGGGGAGTTCAGCGAGCAGTTCCCCGGCGAGATGGCGCTGGCCGAGGAATACGGGGTCAGCAGGCACACGGTCCGCCAGGCGCTGCGGCAGCTCCGCGCGGACGGCATGATCGTCGCCGAACGAGGCCGTCAGCCGCGGGTCGCCCCGCAGCCGGAGATCCAGCAGCCGCTGGGTGCGCTCTACAGCCTTTTCGCGTCCGTCGAAGCCGCCGGCCTTCCGCAGCACAGCATCGTGCGCACCTTCGACACCAGGGCCGACGCGCTGGTCGCCGAGCGCCTCGGGCTCGAGGCCTCCACCCCGCTGGTCTACCTCGAGCGGCTCCGCCTCGCCGGCGACGAACCGCTCGCCCTGGACCGGGTGTGGCTTCCCGCGTCACTCGCGTCGCCGATACTGGGCGCGGATCTCGGGCACACCAGCCTCTACGCCGAACTGGCCGCCAGGACCGGTATCCGGCTCGACCGCGGCCACGAGGACGTGCACGCGGTGATCCCCACCGCGGCCGAACGCAACCAGCTGAACTGCGCGCACGACGTGGCGGCGTTCTCGATCAACAGGCTCAGCCACGCGCACGACCGGCCGGTGGAATGGCGCCACACCCTGGTCCGCGGCGACCGCTACGCGCTCACCGCCGAGTTCTCCGCCAGCACCGGCTACCGCCTGGTGCAGTCCCCGCCCGCCGACTGA
- the araB gene encoding ribulokinase, whose translation MTEDPLVVGIDFGTLSGRAIVVRAADGAELGGAAFEYPHGVADRILPGTGSALPPDWALQVPSDYLGVLRHAVPEALAAAGADPSAVVGIGTDFTACTMVPTTSDGTPLCELPEFAGNPHAYVKLWRHHAAQPQADRINVLASERGEKWLPRYGGLISAEWEFAKALEVLEDAPEVYAAMRHWVELADWIVWRLTGNYVRNACTAGYKGIYQDGGYPDAGFLRALNPAFGGFVTDKLAHPLGRLGARAGVLSAEAAGWTGLPEGIAVAVGNVDAHVTAPAAGAVRPGRMVAIMGTSTCHVLNGAELREVPGMCGVVDGGIVPGLWGYEAGQSGVGDIFGWFVRSAVPPEYHESARERGLSVHEYLTLLASRQEVGEHGLLALDWHSGNRSVLVDHELSGLVLGQTLATRAEDGYRALLEATAFGTRKIVEAFTGAGVPVTEFVVAGGLAKNPLLMQIYADVLGMPLSVIGSEQGPALGSAMHAAVAAGVYRDIGAAAAAMGSVRTGVHRPVARNVEAYEQLYADYSTLHDHFGRGANDVMHRLAGRRRELASVRKGQN comes from the coding sequence GTGACCGAGGACCCGCTGGTCGTGGGGATCGACTTCGGCACGCTGTCCGGCCGCGCGATCGTGGTGCGCGCCGCCGACGGCGCTGAGTTGGGCGGCGCGGCTTTCGAGTACCCGCACGGGGTGGCCGACCGGATCCTGCCCGGCACCGGCTCGGCACTGCCACCGGACTGGGCGCTGCAGGTGCCGTCGGACTACCTCGGGGTGCTGCGCCATGCCGTGCCCGAGGCGCTCGCGGCGGCCGGCGCCGACCCGTCGGCAGTGGTCGGCATCGGTACCGACTTCACCGCCTGCACGATGGTGCCGACCACCTCGGACGGCACCCCGTTGTGCGAGCTGCCCGAGTTCGCCGGGAACCCGCACGCCTACGTCAAGCTGTGGCGCCACCATGCCGCGCAGCCGCAGGCCGACCGGATCAACGTGCTGGCCAGTGAGCGCGGGGAGAAATGGCTTCCGCGCTACGGCGGCCTGATCTCCGCCGAATGGGAGTTCGCGAAGGCGCTGGAAGTCCTCGAAGACGCGCCCGAGGTGTACGCGGCCATGCGGCACTGGGTGGAGCTGGCCGACTGGATCGTCTGGCGGCTCACCGGGAACTACGTCCGCAACGCCTGCACGGCCGGCTACAAGGGGATCTACCAGGACGGCGGCTATCCCGACGCCGGCTTCCTGCGCGCGCTCAACCCGGCCTTCGGCGGGTTCGTCACCGACAAGCTCGCCCACCCGCTCGGCCGGCTCGGTGCCCGCGCCGGCGTCCTTTCCGCGGAGGCGGCCGGGTGGACCGGCCTGCCCGAAGGCATCGCGGTCGCGGTGGGCAATGTGGACGCGCACGTCACCGCGCCGGCCGCGGGTGCCGTGCGGCCCGGCCGGATGGTCGCGATCATGGGCACCTCCACCTGCCACGTGCTCAACGGTGCCGAACTGCGCGAGGTGCCCGGCATGTGCGGGGTGGTGGACGGCGGGATCGTGCCCGGCCTCTGGGGTTACGAGGCGGGGCAGAGCGGGGTCGGCGACATCTTCGGCTGGTTCGTGCGGAGCGCGGTCCCGCCGGAGTACCACGAAAGCGCCCGTGAGCGCGGCCTTTCGGTGCACGAATACCTGACCTTGCTCGCGTCCCGGCAGGAGGTCGGCGAGCACGGCCTGCTCGCGCTCGACTGGCACAGCGGCAACCGGTCGGTGCTCGTCGACCACGAGCTGTCCGGGCTGGTGCTCGGTCAGACGCTGGCCACCCGCGCCGAGGACGGCTACCGCGCGCTGCTGGAGGCCACCGCGTTCGGCACCAGGAAGATCGTCGAAGCCTTCACCGGCGCCGGGGTGCCGGTCACCGAGTTCGTGGTCGCCGGTGGGCTGGCGAAGAACCCGCTGCTGATGCAGATCTACGCCGACGTGCTGGGCATGCCGCTGTCGGTGATCGGGTCCGAGCAGGGGCCCGCGCTCGGCTCCGCGATGCACGCGGCGGTGGCCGCCGGGGTGTACCGCGACATCGGTGCCGCGGCCGCCGCGATGGGTTCGGTCCGGACCGGGGTGCACCGGCCGGTGGCGCGCAATGTCGAAGCCTACGAACAGCTCTACGCCGACTACTCCACCCTCCACGACCACTTCGGGCGCGGGGCGAACGACGTGATGCACAGGTTGGCTGGGCGCCGGCGAGAGCTCGCGTCCGTCCGGAAAGGACAGAACTAG
- the araA gene encoding L-arabinose isomerase, with translation MFSAAQPQLWFLTGSQSLYGQETLAQVADQSRQIQRMLAGSGRLSAEIVAKPVLTEPAAIRGVMLDANADPRCVGVIAWMHTFSPAKMWITGLDVLRKPLLHLHTQLNESLPWQSIDMDFMNLNQAAHGDREFGHIQTRLGVPRKTVAGHAADPSVVARIDDWARAATGKAHLGSLRLARFGDNMRDVAVTEGDKVEAELKFGVSVNTYGVNDLVALVDAAADKEIDALVAEYADRYLLAPELAGGGARHESLRYAARIELGLRRFLTDGGFGAFTTNFEDLGGLRQLPGLAVQRLMADGYGFGGEGDWKTSALLAATKAMGRGTGRGTSFMEDYTYHFGPGEPKILGAHMLEVCPSIASARPSCEIHPLGIGGREDPVRLVFDTTPGAGVVLGLADLGDRFRFVANEIEVVPPDEPLPGLPVARSVWKPAPSLGASAEAWITAGAPHHTVLSQAVGTETIRDFARMLDVELLVIDAATTADAFADRMRWNQAYYRLAQGF, from the coding sequence ATGTTTTCGGCAGCACAACCTCAGCTCTGGTTCCTCACCGGCAGCCAGTCGCTGTACGGGCAGGAGACGCTCGCCCAGGTGGCGGACCAGTCCCGGCAGATCCAGCGGATGCTCGCCGGTTCCGGGCGGCTCTCCGCCGAGATCGTCGCCAAACCGGTGCTGACCGAGCCCGCCGCGATCCGCGGGGTGATGCTCGACGCCAACGCCGACCCGCGCTGTGTCGGGGTCATCGCGTGGATGCACACCTTCTCCCCGGCGAAGATGTGGATCACCGGTCTGGACGTGCTGCGCAAACCGTTGCTGCACCTGCACACCCAGCTCAACGAGTCGCTGCCGTGGCAGTCCATCGACATGGACTTCATGAACCTCAACCAGGCCGCGCACGGGGACCGCGAGTTCGGCCACATCCAGACCAGGCTCGGCGTGCCCCGCAAGACCGTCGCCGGGCACGCGGCGGATCCGTCCGTGGTGGCCAGGATCGACGACTGGGCCCGTGCCGCCACCGGCAAGGCACACCTTGGTTCGCTGCGCCTGGCCCGGTTCGGGGACAACATGCGCGACGTCGCGGTCACCGAGGGGGACAAGGTCGAGGCCGAGCTGAAGTTCGGCGTCTCGGTGAACACCTACGGGGTGAACGATCTGGTCGCGCTGGTGGACGCCGCGGCGGACAAGGAAATCGACGCACTGGTCGCCGAGTACGCGGACCGCTACCTGCTGGCGCCGGAACTGGCCGGCGGCGGTGCGCGGCACGAGTCGTTGCGCTACGCCGCGCGGATCGAACTCGGGCTCCGGCGGTTCCTCACCGACGGCGGGTTCGGCGCCTTCACCACGAACTTCGAGGACCTCGGCGGGCTGCGCCAGCTGCCAGGACTCGCCGTGCAGCGGCTGATGGCGGACGGCTACGGGTTCGGCGGCGAGGGGGACTGGAAGACCTCCGCACTGCTCGCCGCGACGAAGGCGATGGGGCGGGGGACCGGCCGCGGCACCTCGTTCATGGAGGACTACACCTACCACTTCGGTCCCGGTGAGCCCAAGATCCTCGGCGCGCACATGCTGGAGGTCTGCCCGAGCATCGCCTCGGCACGGCCGTCGTGCGAGATCCACCCGCTGGGCATCGGCGGCCGGGAGGACCCGGTCCGGCTGGTCTTCGACACCACACCGGGCGCCGGGGTGGTGCTCGGCCTTGCCGACCTCGGTGACCGGTTCCGGTTCGTGGCCAACGAGATCGAGGTGGTTCCGCCGGACGAGCCGCTGCCCGGCCTGCCGGTGGCCAGGTCGGTGTGGAAGCCGGCGCCGTCGCTCGGGGCGTCCGCGGAAGCCTGGATCACCGCCGGCGCGCCGCACCACACGGTGCTCAGCCAGGCCGTCGGCACCGAGACCATTCGGGACTTCGCCCGGATGCTCGACGTCGAGCTGCTGGTCATCGACGCCGCCACCACCGCGGACGCGTTCGCCGACCGGATGCGCTGGAACCAGGCGTACTACCGGCTGGCACAGGGTTTCTGA
- the chvE gene encoding multiple monosaccharide ABC transporter substrate-binding protein, whose product MRFSRLAAAAGIVALGAAMTACGSSTKTSEQAAEPGDNAGGMVGVTMPTKSSERWIHDGNNIKAALEQLGYQVDLQYAENDIPTQVNQIENQITKGAKLLVVASIDGTALTTQLQEAADRKIPVIAYDRLIRNSPNVGYYATFDNFKVGVQQATSLLTGLGLKKADGTDGDAQGPFNIELFAGSPDDNNAPYVFNGAMSVLKPYLDSGKLVVRSGQLDFGTVAILRWDPATAQRRMEDLLTKTYGGAKVQGVLSPYDGLSIGILSALKSNGYGVAEPYPVVTGQDAEVASVKSIIAGEQYSTVHKDTRQLAAVTVKMADAALRGAQPEVNNTTDYDNGEKVVPSYLLQPVIVGKDNYQKELLDTGYYTPEQLK is encoded by the coding sequence ATGAGGTTCAGCAGACTGGCCGCGGCGGCCGGGATAGTCGCGCTGGGCGCGGCGATGACCGCGTGCGGTTCGAGCACCAAGACCAGTGAGCAGGCCGCCGAGCCGGGGGACAACGCGGGCGGCATGGTCGGGGTCACCATGCCGACGAAGTCCTCCGAACGGTGGATCCACGACGGCAACAACATCAAGGCGGCGCTGGAGCAACTCGGCTACCAGGTCGACCTGCAGTACGCCGAGAACGACATCCCCACCCAGGTGAACCAGATCGAGAACCAGATCACCAAGGGCGCCAAGCTGTTGGTGGTCGCCTCCATCGACGGCACCGCGCTCACCACCCAGCTGCAGGAGGCGGCGGACCGCAAGATCCCGGTGATCGCCTACGACCGGCTCATCCGCAACAGCCCGAACGTCGGTTACTACGCCACCTTCGACAACTTCAAGGTCGGTGTGCAGCAGGCGACCTCGCTGCTGACCGGGCTGGGGCTGAAGAAGGCGGACGGCACCGACGGTGACGCGCAGGGGCCGTTCAACATCGAGCTGTTCGCCGGTTCTCCCGACGACAACAACGCCCCCTACGTCTTCAACGGCGCGATGTCCGTGCTCAAGCCGTACCTGGACAGCGGCAAGCTGGTGGTCCGGAGCGGCCAGCTGGACTTCGGCACGGTTGCGATCCTGCGCTGGGACCCGGCGACCGCGCAGCGGCGGATGGAGGACCTGCTCACCAAGACCTACGGCGGCGCGAAGGTCCAGGGTGTCCTTTCGCCCTACGACGGCCTGTCGATCGGCATCCTGTCGGCGTTGAAGAGCAACGGCTACGGGGTCGCCGAGCCGTACCCGGTGGTCACCGGGCAGGACGCGGAGGTCGCCTCGGTGAAGTCCATCATCGCCGGCGAGCAGTACTCCACCGTGCACAAGGACACCCGGCAGCTCGCGGCCGTCACGGTCAAGATGGCCGACGCGGCGCTGCGCGGCGCGCAGCCGGAGGTCAACAACACCACGGACTACGACAACGGCGAGAAGGTCGTGCCGTCCTACCTGCTCCAGCCGGTCATCGTGGGCAAGGACAACTACCAGAAAGAACTGCTGGACACCGGCTACTACACCCCGGAGCAGCTGAAGTGA
- a CDS encoding AfsR/SARP family transcriptional regulator, translating to MSAELYFRVLGPVRVELAGAPVPIGSPQRLAVLSLLLLNANQAVSMDRLTDALWRHSPPMSHRVQLQGVVSHLRRTLGASGERAQAPILTEPSGYRLRLAGGQTDVERFHRDVAAARDRLATGDLVAAADLLHTALAHWSGPAFDGVDCPVVRDEAARLDEARLDALEDRVETDLALGRHRDVIGELSALVTEHPVRERFRGQLMIAYTGEGRIADALAVFRETRERMLDELGVEPSIQLQQLYRAILTGPTSPHQADSVATHAYLVPRQLPPDVPGLVGRDETLAAAHALLGKGHNRLALTGPGGVGKTALALRLAHQLRTEYPDGQLYARLGGAGRSPAGPESVLARFLQALGVPSGGVPADHDERAALYRELLATRRVLVVLDDVADEAQLRPLLPAEARCAVLATSRRRLQGIDSVSALPLGILSAASGLKLLGALAGAERVDAEPGAAAEIVGHCGGLPLALKIAGTRLAARPNWSVGDLARRLGTSRGRLDWLDVGDLGLRASLTESYAVLGGRQRRLLRRLGLLRITEFPGWLAGALVDGDPDAAERALDSLVDVHLVEPAGRGVTGPRYRVHDLVHLLAGELAQQEPVAARRAAVRRVLDGWLDLAATADGELPHWYGLDPEPEPGWRAPEELRAAVRADPYGWLDDEASTLATLVRQAAAEGQPAWPLAQRMTTYLDVRGRYDDWAEVLADGLRTAEQAGDRRGVACMLGLLTDVEATRDRVGESMRYAERTVAAYLALVEDGAAFPAATEKAIQPSSQPELVASERALDRARHAEDPLAVGQAAFTLAIGYRRAGVHGDYLPLFEEAMAAFQASGARLSQLWTLKNLGLAHLKHGRFEQATQCLLQAGEIMFGLGGGVELADTTADIAMTYAAGGRFAEAEELTGEILTRARLLGHRWDEARALDTLGDLRLARDDRPGAIDAHLEALAIWRRLSAPNRVGRAIGVLTELCDGAGDSGTAALLRAELAALSFSD from the coding sequence ATGTCAGCCGAACTGTACTTTCGCGTGCTCGGTCCGGTTCGGGTGGAACTCGCGGGTGCGCCGGTACCGATCGGCAGCCCGCAACGACTGGCCGTGCTGAGCCTGTTGCTGCTCAACGCCAACCAGGCCGTCTCGATGGACCGGCTGACCGACGCGCTGTGGCGGCATTCCCCGCCGATGTCGCACCGGGTGCAGCTGCAGGGCGTGGTGTCCCATCTGCGCCGGACGCTCGGCGCGTCCGGTGAGCGGGCGCAGGCCCCGATCCTGACCGAGCCCTCCGGCTACCGGCTGCGGCTGGCCGGCGGCCAGACCGACGTCGAAAGGTTTCACCGCGACGTCGCCGCGGCCAGGGACCGGCTCGCCACCGGCGATCTGGTGGCGGCCGCGGACCTGCTGCACACCGCGCTGGCGCACTGGTCCGGTCCCGCCTTCGACGGGGTGGACTGCCCGGTGGTGCGGGACGAGGCGGCCAGGCTGGACGAGGCCAGGCTCGACGCGCTGGAGGACCGGGTGGAAACCGATCTCGCGCTCGGCCGGCACCGGGATGTGATCGGTGAGCTTTCCGCGCTGGTCACCGAACATCCGGTGCGGGAACGGTTCCGCGGCCAGCTCATGATCGCCTACACCGGGGAGGGCCGGATCGCCGACGCGCTGGCCGTGTTCCGCGAGACCAGGGAACGCATGCTCGACGAGCTGGGGGTCGAACCGTCGATCCAGCTCCAGCAGCTCTACCGCGCGATCCTCACCGGCCCGACCTCGCCGCACCAGGCCGACTCGGTGGCCACGCACGCCTACCTGGTGCCCCGGCAGCTTCCGCCCGACGTGCCCGGCCTGGTCGGCAGGGACGAGACACTGGCCGCCGCGCACGCCCTGCTCGGCAAGGGACACAACCGGCTCGCCCTCACCGGGCCGGGCGGTGTCGGGAAGACGGCACTCGCCCTGCGCCTGGCGCATCAGCTGCGGACCGAGTATCCGGACGGCCAGCTGTACGCGCGGCTCGGCGGCGCCGGGCGCTCCCCGGCCGGGCCGGAGTCGGTGCTCGCGCGGTTCCTGCAGGCGCTCGGTGTGCCGTCCGGCGGGGTGCCGGCCGACCACGACGAACGGGCCGCGCTGTACCGGGAACTGCTGGCCACGCGGCGGGTGCTGGTGGTGCTCGACGACGTGGCCGACGAGGCACAGCTCCGCCCGCTGCTGCCCGCGGAGGCGCGCTGCGCGGTACTGGCCACCAGCCGGCGCCGGCTGCAGGGCATCGACTCGGTTTCCGCGCTCCCGCTGGGCATTCTCTCCGCCGCGTCCGGGCTGAAGCTGCTCGGCGCGCTGGCCGGCGCGGAACGCGTCGACGCCGAACCCGGTGCCGCGGCGGAGATCGTCGGTCACTGCGGCGGGCTGCCACTGGCGCTCAAGATCGCCGGCACCCGGCTCGCCGCCCGTCCCAACTGGTCGGTGGGGGATCTGGCGCGGCGGCTCGGCACCAGCCGGGGTCGGCTCGACTGGCTCGATGTCGGCGACCTCGGGCTGCGGGCGAGCCTCACCGAGAGCTACGCGGTGCTCGGCGGGCGGCAGCGGCGCCTGCTTCGACGGCTCGGCCTGCTCCGGATCACCGAGTTCCCCGGCTGGCTCGCCGGCGCGCTGGTGGACGGCGACCCCGATGCCGCCGAACGGGCGCTGGACTCGCTCGTCGACGTGCACCTCGTCGAGCCGGCCGGGCGCGGGGTGACCGGGCCCCGCTACCGCGTGCACGACCTGGTGCACCTACTGGCCGGCGAACTGGCGCAGCAGGAACCGGTGGCGGCAAGGCGGGCGGCGGTCCGCCGGGTGCTGGACGGCTGGCTCGATCTGGCCGCGACCGCGGACGGCGAACTCCCGCACTGGTACGGCCTCGACCCGGAACCCGAGCCGGGCTGGCGGGCACCGGAGGAACTGCGCGCCGCGGTGCGCGCCGACCCGTACGGCTGGCTGGACGACGAGGCGAGCACGCTGGCCACCCTGGTCCGGCAGGCGGCCGCGGAGGGACAGCCGGCCTGGCCGCTGGCTCAGCGGATGACGACCTACCTGGACGTGCGCGGGCGTTATGACGACTGGGCCGAGGTGCTGGCCGACGGCCTCCGCACCGCCGAGCAGGCCGGTGACCGGCGGGGTGTCGCCTGCATGCTCGGCCTGCTCACCGATGTGGAAGCGACCAGGGACCGGGTTGGCGAAAGCATGCGGTACGCCGAACGGACGGTCGCCGCCTACCTGGCCCTCGTCGAGGACGGCGCGGCGTTCCCCGCCGCGACCGAGAAGGCGATCCAGCCGTCCTCCCAGCCCGAACTGGTGGCCTCCGAGCGGGCGCTGGACCGTGCCCGCCATGCCGAAGATCCGTTGGCCGTCGGGCAGGCCGCGTTCACCTTGGCCATCGGGTACCGCCGCGCCGGCGTGCACGGCGACTACCTGCCGCTGTTCGAGGAGGCCATGGCGGCTTTCCAGGCGAGCGGCGCGCGCCTTTCGCAGCTGTGGACGTTGAAGAACCTCGGCCTTGCCCATCTCAAGCACGGCCGGTTCGAGCAGGCCACGCAGTGCCTGTTGCAGGCCGGCGAGATCATGTTCGGGCTCGGCGGGGGAGTCGAGCTCGCGGACACCACCGCGGACATCGCGATGACCTACGCCGCCGGCGGCAGGTTCGCCGAAGCCGAGGAGCTCACCGGCGAGATCCTCACGCGGGCCCGGCTGCTGGGGCACCGCTGGGACGAGGCGAGGGCGCTGGACACGCTCGGCGACCTCCGCCTCGCCCGCGACGACCGACCGGGGGCCATCGACGCGCACCTTGAGGCGTTGGCCATCTGGCGGCGGCTTTCTGCGCCCAACCGGGTCGGCAGGGCGATCGGCGTGCTGACCGAACTCTGCGACGGGGCCGGTGACTCCGGTACCGCGGCGCTGCTCAGGGCGGAGCTGGCCGCACTGTCCTTTTCGGACTGA